In Clostridium omnivorum, the DNA window ATCGAACCTGTGACCCTCTGCTTGTAAGGCAGATGCTCTCCCAGCTGAGCTATGCGCCCACATTATGCAATGGTGACTCCTAGGGGAATCGAACCCCTGTTACCACCGTGAAAGGGTGGTGTCTTAACCGCTTGACCAAGGAGCCATATATTTTTGTTTATGTCGTCAAACCCGACACGTATTATAATACATAAAAATTTCAATGCCGTCAACATATTTTTTTATTTTTTTAAGTTTTTTTTCTTGTTACTTTCTTCCTACCTAATTTACACCATTTATCTCTGTTTTCCTCTAATTTTCTATATAGTTCATTTAAAGTATACATTATTTAATTATTACCAGAAATCCAAACTAAATACAAAACAAAAAATCTCTCTAATATATTAATTCATTTTATTAAAGAGATTTCAATTTTTACATTATCTAAATGGATGTTTAGCTTTATAGTTTTCTTTTATAGTATGATAACTCAACTAAAGCGCATCCTTCAATAGCTGTTATATTATTTTTTTCACAGTATTCCAAGATATCTTCGCTTTCTGCACCTGGTTGAATTAGAACCTTATCTATTCCCAGTTCCTTAGCTTCTTGAACTATTTGAAGACCCTTCACAGGATTAATACATAAATCCAGCACTTCAATTTTATAAGAAATCTCACTAAGGCTCTTTTTTGCCGTTCCTGTTTTATCTGATGGGGATACCCCTTCAATATTAAATCCTGCACCCTTTAAGCTGTTTAATATTCTATGGGCATACTTTTCAGGGTTTACTACGTCTCCTACAACCACCCAATTTTTATAATTTAATAGTTCTTGTGCCTCCATTACTTATCACCTCTTGATATATTATTATATTAATATTATATACTAAATTTATAGCTTAATTCGAACAAAAAAAGCTAGCCGTTTGCGGCTAGCCTTCTAATTTTCGTCTGACTTCCATCTATTCCTACTGTTAAAAGCTTTTGAAGGTTTTTCCTATATCTCTCTATAGATTTTTCCCTTTCAGCAATTTCATTTTCTAAATGAGCTATATTCTCCTTACATCCATCAATAAACTGCTCTAGGGTTATGTCCTTAAAGGTTATGCTAAATTCCTCAGCATACTTTTGACCTATTATATTTATATCCAGTGGTATACTATCATTTACAACTAATATTAATTTCTTCTCCCATATTCCCCTCTTGCTTATACTGTAGCTATCATTTAATAATTCTATATTTTCAAGTTTCCCACCAATTTTCTCCTCAATACAATTAAGAAGAGCCATATAAAGAGCTGGTGACATTTCCTTTTCCAATTTTATTTTTAACATATCTATATGACTTACAATCATCTTCTCATACTTATTTTCAGGAATTAGCTCCACATCATCCATATTAATTCCTACTTTTTCATTGTTATCTAATGCTACTACCATATCGTAATTGATACCCTTGGCCTTAAGATTTTTTCCGAAGGTCTGTAGTTCTTTATTTATTACTTCTATTCTCATAATAAATAATCCCTTCTTTCTTTAAGATACTTTGATTATACTATCGCAAAAATATCATTACAAATGTAATATTAACCTGTATTTCTAGCTAGTATAATAAATCTTAAGGGAAAAAGTTTTCATTCTATAATGCAAAATAAAACTTTTATGTTTATATTCAAATACCTAAATTTAGGGTAAAATACTAGGTGTATTCTATTTGTTTAGAAGGAGAGATTGCATTGAAGCATGATTTAATAATTGTTGGAGGCGGTGCTGCAGGAATTATGTCTGCTATCTGCGCTAAAGATCACGGAGCAGATGTAGCAATAATTGAAGGCAGTGACAGAGTTGGAAAAAAGATTTTAACTACTGGAAATGGCCGCTGTAATATTACTAATAAATTTATAGAACCTGATAGATATCACAGCAGTAACCCTGAATTCTTTGCAGCTGCTTT includes these proteins:
- a CDS encoding CoA-binding protein — its product is MEAQELLNYKNWVVVGDVVNPEKYAHRILNSLKGAGFNIEGVSPSDKTGTAKKSLSEISYKIEVLDLCINPVKGLQIVQEAKELGIDKVLIQPGAESEDILEYCEKNNITAIEGCALVELSYYKRKL